In a genomic window of Blastopirellula marina:
- a CDS encoding DUF6797 domain-containing protein, whose protein sequence is MNDSLRRLLPMCGLLLFASVAMSQDLETQLREVDSTTLAARARLRGNPKSGALVFFKSAAACAKCHEPGDQSLSLGPKLTELGKDATDAYIVDAILHPSKTIRKGYETFSILTDDGRLHVGLVQSKTDKQIVLRDANDISKETKIDQAAIEEMAQTDKSLMPDGLVASLRNEKEFYDLVRYVSEVAHGGAKRAQQLRPSAEELLVKDDSIGLDHAGILSSLGESDLRAGRNIYMGYCINCHGEDGNTPKLPTARAFGKDKLKFGADPYSMFLTLTRGAGLMAPMQHLSPRERYQVVGFIREEMMKERNPEYQEATAEYLAGLPKGTDSGDWSESGDRDFGPVLGSQIGSSVNNALTFRLNDEITVGYDLHRMRLAGAWKGGFLDLSQTQHYRQRGEQMPKIDGDILYGLTDWQWVLGDSFEITAEAKPPRGPVNADLATYQGHYLYNGRAILSYKIGNRQILESIAGEEAGTLATISHTLRIEPGDEPLKLSVGRLDTLPTPPVSIPHLLTDTRQVDTEPHGMSVIYGKPDVQRRPPSMKNEPLLVVKGSSARNFDLGTPGRTILVRFKTDQEGTLIASAPPEGKWTPEGKTLFIRGKRLVYDIGWVGAIVGKTLVTDNRWHVAALVVEREQTRLYLDGKLEASRNRFRRPPVKDHVLKIGATATNFGGDYVGELGTLQILDKALSGEQIAAIKPDTAPIEEDSLFTWQPPPTQIAVSNRGKKNDGLLAFDGVFVAASITGDTKDLTWESTSDGRAVLRIPAGDRPRLVRITRAACDSLGDLEHFEAYTKATAAEQPVADLKQWTEGGPTRWPQVLEVTGQLGEPINGYALDTIPIPFDNPWNAWIRTSALDFYDDGRAVVTTHGGDIYIVSGIDQTLEKVTWKRFASGLFEPFGVRVIDGTIYVTCRDGLKRMHDFDGNGEADFVEAFWNDDDVSSMFHAYNFDLQTDSEGNFYFAKAGQYTQHHRPGTIMKIPPEGGHAEVFAWGLRTPNGMGKLKDDRFTVSDNQGPWMPAGKISLIRKDSFMGNMPINDEQRKWLTAKHGGKLPDTFDEPIIWTPQELDSSCGGQVWVDDPRFGPLAGRLIHSSFGKGWLYYMSLQEIDDTMQASIVALPHQWDAGVMRLRVNPHDGQLYGTGLSGWQGPNGGKDGCLQRLRYTGEPCSIVDNFKVTPDGVELTFSFEFEPASAANPESWSAEMWNYLWSARYGSDQFSVRRPQQRGHDPLTIESVEIVDAKTVRLHIPGLDVCDQLRLEMQLKDAEGKLFTEELFATVHKIPAKNQADKPR, encoded by the coding sequence ACCACATTGGCTGCTCGTGCTCGCCTGCGTGGTAACCCCAAAAGTGGTGCGCTCGTCTTTTTCAAATCGGCCGCTGCTTGTGCGAAGTGCCATGAACCAGGGGACCAGTCCCTATCGCTGGGGCCTAAGCTAACGGAACTTGGCAAGGATGCGACCGACGCGTACATCGTGGATGCGATTCTGCATCCTTCCAAGACGATTCGTAAGGGATACGAGACGTTTTCGATCTTAACCGACGACGGTCGGCTCCATGTAGGGTTGGTTCAATCGAAAACCGACAAGCAAATCGTGCTCCGAGATGCTAATGACATCAGCAAGGAAACTAAGATCGATCAGGCCGCGATCGAAGAAATGGCTCAGACTGACAAGTCGCTGATGCCGGATGGTTTGGTCGCTTCGCTGCGAAACGAAAAGGAGTTTTATGATTTGGTTCGCTACGTAAGCGAAGTCGCCCACGGCGGGGCAAAGCGTGCCCAGCAACTTCGTCCGAGCGCTGAGGAACTGCTCGTGAAAGACGACTCGATTGGCCTCGATCACGCTGGAATTCTAAGCTCGCTAGGAGAAAGCGATCTTCGTGCTGGTCGCAATATCTATATGGGGTACTGCATTAACTGCCATGGCGAAGACGGCAATACTCCCAAGTTGCCTACCGCGCGCGCTTTCGGCAAGGATAAGTTAAAATTCGGAGCCGATCCCTATTCGATGTTCCTCACGCTAACACGCGGTGCCGGTTTGATGGCACCGATGCAGCATCTTTCGCCCCGCGAACGCTACCAGGTTGTAGGATTCATCCGCGAAGAAATGATGAAGGAACGTAATCCTGAATATCAAGAGGCAACGGCCGAATACTTGGCCGGATTGCCGAAAGGGACGGATTCGGGCGATTGGAGTGAATCGGGTGATCGCGATTTTGGGCCCGTGTTGGGATCGCAGATAGGTAGTAGCGTCAATAACGCGTTAACGTTTCGCTTGAACGACGAGATCACCGTTGGCTACGACCTGCACCGCATGCGCTTGGCCGGGGCGTGGAAAGGTGGCTTTCTCGATCTTTCTCAGACGCAGCATTACCGCCAGCGTGGCGAGCAGATGCCGAAGATCGACGGCGATATTCTATATGGATTGACCGACTGGCAATGGGTATTGGGGGATTCGTTCGAGATCACTGCAGAGGCCAAACCGCCTCGCGGCCCGGTGAATGCTGACCTGGCAACGTACCAAGGTCACTATCTTTACAACGGTCGCGCCATTCTCAGCTATAAGATTGGAAACCGGCAGATCCTGGAGTCGATCGCCGGAGAGGAAGCGGGTACCTTAGCGACGATTTCTCATACGCTGCGAATCGAGCCTGGCGATGAACCACTGAAGCTGAGCGTAGGGCGATTGGACACGTTGCCAACACCACCCGTTTCTATTCCTCATCTGCTTACCGACACGCGGCAAGTCGATACCGAGCCTCACGGAATGAGTGTGATTTACGGCAAGCCGGATGTCCAGCGACGTCCTCCTTCTATGAAGAACGAGCCGTTACTTGTCGTCAAAGGATCATCCGCTCGTAATTTTGACTTGGGAACGCCAGGACGCACTATTTTGGTCCGCTTCAAGACCGATCAGGAGGGCACACTGATCGCCTCGGCCCCACCGGAAGGGAAATGGACGCCCGAAGGGAAGACCTTGTTTATCCGCGGCAAGCGTTTGGTTTACGACATCGGTTGGGTGGGTGCGATCGTAGGAAAAACTCTGGTGACCGACAATCGATGGCACGTTGCGGCCCTTGTAGTCGAAAGGGAACAAACGCGGTTGTACTTGGACGGAAAGCTGGAGGCATCGCGGAATAGATTCCGAAGACCACCTGTGAAGGACCACGTGCTCAAGATCGGGGCGACTGCAACCAATTTTGGTGGAGACTATGTCGGTGAACTCGGTACATTGCAGATCCTCGACAAGGCCCTCTCTGGGGAACAAATCGCCGCGATTAAGCCAGACACGGCTCCCATCGAAGAAGATAGCCTGTTCACATGGCAGCCACCTCCGACGCAAATTGCCGTATCAAACCGAGGAAAGAAGAATGATGGCTTACTAGCGTTCGACGGCGTTTTTGTGGCCGCTTCCATCACAGGAGACACGAAGGATCTGACGTGGGAGTCGACCAGCGATGGGCGAGCCGTACTAAGAATACCTGCCGGAGATCGTCCACGACTCGTACGAATCACCCGTGCGGCGTGCGATTCCCTCGGCGACTTGGAACACTTCGAGGCATACACCAAGGCAACCGCGGCCGAGCAGCCGGTCGCGGACTTGAAACAGTGGACCGAAGGTGGGCCCACACGCTGGCCCCAAGTTTTAGAGGTAACCGGCCAACTGGGTGAACCGATCAACGGTTACGCCCTTGATACCATTCCGATCCCATTCGATAACCCCTGGAACGCTTGGATCCGGACCAGCGCACTCGACTTCTATGACGATGGTCGCGCGGTGGTGACAACTCATGGCGGCGATATCTACATCGTGAGCGGGATCGACCAAACGCTCGAAAAAGTGACTTGGAAACGCTTTGCTTCCGGTCTTTTCGAACCGTTCGGAGTACGGGTCATTGATGGAACGATTTACGTCACCTGTCGTGATGGCCTCAAACGGATGCATGACTTCGATGGCAATGGAGAAGCAGACTTCGTCGAGGCGTTTTGGAACGACGACGACGTTTCATCCATGTTTCATGCCTACAATTTCGATTTGCAGACCGACTCGGAAGGAAACTTCTACTTCGCGAAAGCAGGTCAATACACGCAGCACCATCGACCAGGAACCATCATGAAGATTCCGCCGGAAGGTGGCCATGCCGAGGTCTTTGCTTGGGGGCTGCGTACGCCGAACGGAATGGGCAAACTGAAAGACGATCGATTTACGGTCTCAGACAACCAAGGTCCTTGGATGCCCGCTGGCAAGATCTCGTTGATTCGAAAAGACAGTTTTATGGGCAACATGCCCATCAACGACGAACAACGAAAGTGGTTGACGGCGAAACATGGAGGAAAACTGCCGGACACGTTCGACGAACCGATCATTTGGACGCCGCAAGAACTCGATAGCTCGTGCGGAGGTCAGGTCTGGGTCGATGATCCACGGTTCGGTCCTCTTGCGGGTAGATTGATCCACTCCTCCTTCGGAAAAGGGTGGCTCTATTACATGTCACTACAAGAGATTGATGATACGATGCAAGCCTCGATTGTGGCCCTTCCGCACCAGTGGGATGCCGGTGTGATGCGACTCCGAGTGAATCCGCACGACGGGCAGCTTTATGGCACAGGTCTATCAGGCTGGCAAGGACCCAACGGCGGAAAAGATGGCTGCCTGCAGCGGCTTCGATATACGGGTGAACCATGCTCGATCGTCGATAACTTCAAGGTCACGCCGGACGGCGTGGAATTGACCTTCAGCTTTGAGTTCGAGCCAGCTTCGGCTGCTAATCCCGAAAGTTGGTCAGCCGAGATGTGGAACTACCTCTGGTCGGCTCGTTACGGATCGGATCAGTTTTCGGTCCGTCGTCCTCAACAGCGTGGGCACGATCCACTGACAATCGAGTCGGTCGAGATCGTGGACGCGAAGACCGTGCGTCTGCACATTCCTGGACTGGATGTGTGCGATCAATTACGGCTTGAGATGCAATTGAAGGACGCCGAGGGGAAGCTCTTCACGGAAGAATTATTCGCCACGGTTCATAAGATCCCGGCAAAGAATCAAGCGGACAAACCGCGGTAA
- a CDS encoding DUF1559 domain-containing protein, with protein sequence MSTRPVTRPRNERNGFTLVELLVVIAIIGVLIALLLPAVQQAREAARRNQCANNLKQQGLAMHNYHDVHGSFPAGFYRRTPYGTYSTLSGPGWGWGAMILPQIEQNNRYEALQVNTRFCSDDADILQYSQPLIETYRCPSAPGDNLNPEFKNASSEPSHGLSTYKGVFGDKNTQYNYSDDDCAYYAGSCVNGGNGMFSANSSTKFRDVTDGTTNTVMIGEVPFGQNGTRNSSGDLIHYRGAVWVGVTLGGASSNVATHQTLRGVTASGSQSGVYTINGTNSYSFGSHHPGGAQFVLSDGSVRYFSDTMDSVSINRIADKGDGQVISGDL encoded by the coding sequence ATGAGTACACGACCCGTCACCCGGCCGCGAAACGAGCGAAACGGCTTCACCCTCGTCGAACTCTTGGTCGTGATTGCGATCATCGGCGTTTTGATCGCTTTGCTTTTACCTGCGGTTCAACAAGCTCGCGAGGCAGCTCGCCGGAACCAATGTGCCAACAATCTCAAGCAACAGGGATTGGCCATGCACAACTATCACGACGTTCACGGTAGCTTCCCTGCTGGATTCTATCGCCGCACTCCTTACGGCACTTACTCGACGCTCTCGGGACCTGGCTGGGGCTGGGGGGCGATGATCTTGCCGCAGATCGAACAGAACAATCGGTACGAAGCTTTGCAAGTCAACACACGTTTCTGTTCGGATGACGCCGATATCTTGCAGTACTCGCAGCCGTTAATCGAAACATATCGCTGCCCGAGTGCTCCTGGCGACAACTTGAATCCTGAGTTCAAGAATGCCTCTTCGGAACCATCGCACGGATTATCGACGTATAAAGGTGTCTTTGGCGACAAGAACACGCAGTACAATTACTCCGACGACGATTGTGCTTACTATGCTGGAAGCTGCGTAAACGGCGGAAATGGTATGTTCTCGGCAAACAGCTCGACTAAGTTTCGCGATGTGACCGACGGAACGACCAACACGGTCATGATTGGCGAAGTTCCATTCGGCCAAAACGGAACTCGCAATTCCTCCGGTGACCTGATTCATTATCGCGGTGCCGTTTGGGTTGGCGTGACCCTGGGCGGAGCCAGCAGTAACGTGGCCACCCATCAGACTCTGCGCGGCGTGACGGCAAGTGGAAGCCAGAGCGGCGTCTACACGATCAACGGAACCAACTCGTACAGCTTTGGTTCGCATCACCCGGGCGGTGCCCAGTTCGTGCTCAGCGATGGTAGTGTACGCTACTTCAGCGACACCATGGACAGCGTTTCGATTAATCGCATCGCAGACAAAGGGGATGGCCAGGTCATTTCGGGTGATTTGTAA
- a CDS encoding DUF1559 domain-containing protein codes for METSIGSSRRGFTLVELLVVIAIIGVLIALLLPAVQQAREAARRMQCSNNLKQIGLALHTYHDVHNAFPAGFWRQTPYTISTFAGPGWGWGAAILPQIEQNARFEALNISNGAYTSDDVAVLQYSQPLISGYRCPSAPGKDVNDVMVSGSATYSHGLSTYKGVFGDLNTQATYSGNPDGCTRAQGSCVDGGNGMFSPNSSVKMRDVTDGTTNTVMVGEVAFGPNGTKDNSGNPISYLGAVWIGVTPSGASSNVATFQTLRGVIASGATSREYIINGTNARSFSSHHPGGAQFVLSDGSARFFSATIDQVMINRISARNDGQVLESL; via the coding sequence ATGGAAACAAGTATCGGGTCTTCTCGTCGAGGTTTTACCCTTGTCGAACTATTGGTCGTGATTGCCATCATTGGCGTGTTGATCGCTTTGTTGCTTCCGGCCGTTCAACAAGCCCGCGAAGCTGCTCGCCGTATGCAGTGTTCCAACAACTTGAAACAGATTGGGCTCGCTCTTCACACTTATCACGACGTGCATAACGCTTTCCCTGCTGGTTTCTGGCGTCAAACGCCGTACACGATTTCAACCTTCGCCGGTCCCGGCTGGGGCTGGGGCGCCGCGATTCTTCCGCAGATCGAACAGAACGCCCGCTTCGAAGCCTTGAACATTTCCAACGGTGCTTACACCTCGGATGATGTCGCGGTCTTGCAGTACTCGCAGCCGCTCATTTCTGGATATCGCTGCCCAAGTGCTCCTGGCAAAGACGTAAATGATGTGATGGTGTCCGGCAGTGCTACGTATTCGCATGGCTTGTCGACCTATAAAGGGGTATTCGGCGATCTGAATACGCAAGCAACCTACAGCGGTAATCCTGACGGTTGCACAAGAGCACAAGGTAGCTGTGTCGATGGCGGAAACGGAATGTTCTCGCCCAATAGCAGTGTCAAGATGCGAGATGTTACTGATGGGACAACTAATACGGTGATGGTCGGCGAGGTTGCTTTCGGACCAAATGGTACCAAAGACAACTCCGGCAATCCCATCAGTTACCTCGGGGCGGTCTGGATTGGCGTGACACCTAGTGGGGCATCCAGTAACGTCGCAACATTCCAAACATTGCGTGGCGTGATCGCCAGTGGTGCGACCAGCCGCGAATACATTATCAACGGTACTAACGCACGATCATTCAGCTCACATCATCCTGGTGGTGCTCAGTTCGTCTTAAGCGATGGAAGCGCTCGCTTCTTTTCGGCCACCATCGATCAAGTGATGATCAACCGGATTTCCGCCCGCAACGATGGGCAAGTCCTGGAGTCCTTGTAA
- a CDS encoding xylose operon transcription regulator XylR, producing the protein MIKRISAYPDRLRIALLILNESHWSRSIMDGIARFAAEHGGWDFWLHPRGVKTPPSLPTDWQGQGVISRISDEPLRQSIAKHNLPTINVSWHGVHSHRFPKVIADPQAAGRLAGEFFVNRGFEHIGYIGPPLYYSYQDAVLPELVTAAENAGCRTYQFAPDPAVPQPDFDFQRDRLVQWVRTLPKPVGIVAWNTIQAREIMLTCSAEGINVPNDVAVLAVENDPLVSKLSPMPISYIEQRVEQVGYESAKELHRLISGGKPRHTPLLVAPEGIVEKASTDTVFAADTLVQDAVAFIKRNCDVAISVSDLTRHLDVSRRSLEERFRKVLKRSPAEEIRFARVKVLKDILKQTDLTLAEISQQAGFSCENAMLRFFKRMTGLTPGEFRRNHPQDLLHDGQ; encoded by the coding sequence ATGATTAAGCGGATTTCCGCCTACCCAGATCGCCTCCGTATTGCCCTCCTGATTCTAAACGAAAGCCATTGGAGCCGAAGCATCATGGATGGCATTGCTCGATTTGCGGCCGAGCATGGTGGGTGGGATTTCTGGCTGCATCCGCGTGGCGTCAAAACACCACCTTCCCTTCCCACCGATTGGCAAGGGCAGGGGGTCATCTCACGTATTTCGGACGAACCGCTCCGGCAATCCATCGCCAAACACAACTTGCCGACGATTAATGTCTCGTGGCATGGCGTCCATAGCCATCGCTTTCCTAAGGTGATTGCCGATCCGCAAGCAGCTGGCCGATTGGCAGGGGAGTTTTTCGTCAATCGCGGCTTCGAGCACATCGGCTATATCGGCCCACCGCTCTACTACAGTTACCAAGATGCTGTCCTGCCCGAACTGGTTACGGCAGCGGAGAATGCCGGTTGCCGCACCTATCAGTTTGCTCCTGATCCTGCCGTGCCACAGCCAGACTTTGATTTCCAGCGAGATCGCTTGGTGCAATGGGTTCGGACTCTCCCGAAACCGGTGGGTATTGTGGCGTGGAACACGATTCAGGCGCGTGAGATCATGCTCACATGTAGCGCCGAAGGTATTAACGTCCCCAACGATGTGGCTGTTCTGGCCGTCGAGAATGATCCGCTGGTATCGAAGCTTTCGCCGATGCCGATCTCGTACATCGAGCAGCGTGTCGAACAGGTCGGATACGAGTCGGCAAAAGAACTGCATCGCCTGATTTCCGGAGGCAAGCCACGCCATACGCCACTTTTGGTGGCACCTGAAGGAATCGTTGAGAAAGCCTCGACCGACACGGTCTTTGCGGCCGACACACTCGTTCAGGATGCCGTAGCGTTTATTAAGCGAAACTGTGATGTCGCAATCAGTGTTTCGGATTTGACGCGTCACTTGGACGTCTCACGACGTTCCTTAGAAGAACGCTTTCGTAAAGTTCTTAAGCGTTCTCCGGCCGAGGAAATCCGTTTTGCTCGGGTGAAGGTACTGAAGGATATTCTCAAGCAAACTGATCTGACCTTGGCCGAGATCAGTCAACAGGCGGGCTTCAGCTGCGAGAACGCCATGCTCCGTTTCTTCAAACGAATGACGGGCTTAACACCGGGCGAATTCCGCAGAAATCACCCTCAAGATCTTCTGCACGATGGTCAATGA
- a CDS encoding carcinine hydrolase/isopenicillin-N N-acyltransferase family protein → MKSRSSWQIPLTLLALALASTTTVTTELQACTTAVISGKATLDGRPILWKNRDTSSDRHNEVAVIEGGKFKAIAVVNAGQRKTVWMGVNEAGFCIENSLSKDLAVEGSSGPGNGTTMRMALQTCATVEDFQKLLEKTNKTGRSTVANYGVIDAQGGAALFETGPKSFTLFDANDPKVAPNGYIVRSNFATTAQKLSANPARDQLTNIYSGDRYLCACRTLEACREDQVISLQEVIRNCARDLSDPSGKPYPGSINGSAGSLPEVISTKNTISRTTTVSAAVFHGVKPGEDPKLTTMWTMLGDPKFSIAVPAFSIGSVADDLADEQGGEIGEIAISLRDWNMTSDKDAIYSAAMPGIWVDLWKVEDLLMELTLAAKERWVAEGVSLEEVRNLQEKAAEAAMRAMEKEFLESKEAALTLPAPQAPAF, encoded by the coding sequence ATGAAGTCCCGTTCAAGTTGGCAAATTCCCCTTACGCTTCTTGCCCTCGCACTGGCATCAACCACGACGGTCACCACTGAATTGCAGGCCTGCACGACCGCAGTGATTAGCGGCAAGGCGACCCTCGATGGCCGTCCAATTCTGTGGAAAAACCGCGATACGAGCTCGGATCGCCATAACGAAGTTGCCGTCATTGAAGGGGGTAAGTTCAAGGCGATTGCGGTGGTCAATGCAGGCCAACGGAAAACGGTTTGGATGGGGGTCAACGAGGCAGGTTTCTGCATTGAAAACTCGCTGAGTAAAGACCTGGCCGTCGAAGGTTCCTCAGGGCCCGGCAACGGGACAACCATGCGAATGGCCTTACAGACATGTGCCACCGTCGAGGACTTTCAGAAGCTGCTCGAGAAGACCAACAAAACGGGTCGCTCTACCGTGGCGAACTATGGCGTGATCGATGCCCAAGGTGGCGCTGCTTTGTTCGAGACCGGTCCAAAGTCGTTCACTCTCTTCGATGCCAACGATCCCAAAGTTGCCCCCAACGGCTATATCGTTCGATCGAACTTCGCGACGACTGCTCAAAAACTCAGTGCGAATCCAGCACGCGATCAACTTACTAATATCTACTCCGGCGACCGTTACCTTTGCGCTTGCCGAACGTTGGAAGCTTGCCGCGAGGATCAAGTTATTTCACTGCAAGAGGTCATCCGGAATTGCGCTCGTGATTTGAGCGATCCAAGCGGCAAGCCATACCCAGGTTCCATCAATGGTTCGGCGGGAAGCTTGCCAGAAGTGATTTCGACCAAGAATACTATCAGCCGCACCACCACCGTCTCGGCCGCCGTGTTTCATGGGGTGAAGCCGGGCGAGGATCCGAAACTAACCACAATGTGGACGATGCTGGGAGATCCGAAGTTTTCCATCGCGGTTCCTGCATTCTCGATCGGCTCGGTAGCGGATGACCTGGCAGATGAGCAAGGAGGCGAGATCGGTGAAATTGCCATTTCGCTACGAGATTGGAACATGACTTCCGACAAAGACGCTATCTACAGCGCCGCAATGCCAGGAATTTGGGTCGACCTGTGGAAAGTGGAAGATCTCCTCATGGAACTTACCCTCGCTGCGAAGGAACGCTGGGTAGCAGAGGGCGTCTCGCTGGAAGAGGTAAGGAACCTACAAGAGAAAGCGGCGGAAGCCGCGATGCGAGCTATGGAAAAGGAATTTTTGGAATCTAAGGAAGCGGCGCTCACGCTACCCGCTCCACAGGCTCCTGCGTTCTAA
- a CDS encoding BPL-N domain-containing protein, protein MKITRSAIRLLCIGLILAILAMASPSVTFAQKANSTQLIRVAVYDHSNGESAGWKNLQKILVPDTGFETTMVTPQDIRDGVLKDYDVLIMPGGSGSKQSSMLEEQGRENIRNYVSSGGSYVGICAGSYLASSHYPWSLGILNAKVWDRSHWNRGTGTIELEFSKSGCELLKTDKSQLECYYGQGPLLVPDNQPDLPGYEVLASYGTEIAKKGAPEGAMVGTHAIVRTKFGEGRVICFSPHPEKDSGPHSLMIEGVRWAGSAPKN, encoded by the coding sequence ATGAAGATCACTCGGTCAGCCATACGGCTACTTTGCATCGGCCTTATCCTCGCCATCTTGGCGATGGCCTCGCCATCGGTCACGTTCGCCCAGAAAGCGAATTCGACGCAATTGATTCGCGTTGCAGTTTACGATCACTCCAACGGCGAATCAGCGGGCTGGAAGAATCTGCAAAAGATCTTGGTACCTGATACCGGTTTCGAAACGACAATGGTTACGCCGCAAGACATTCGCGATGGCGTGCTTAAGGATTATGACGTACTGATCATGCCTGGGGGTTCCGGCAGCAAACAATCGTCGATGCTAGAAGAACAAGGCCGAGAGAACATTCGCAACTACGTCTCCTCAGGGGGTTCGTACGTCGGCATCTGTGCTGGGTCTTATTTGGCTTCCTCGCACTATCCTTGGTCGCTGGGAATCTTGAACGCCAAGGTCTGGGATCGTTCGCACTGGAATCGGGGAACCGGAACGATTGAACTTGAATTCTCCAAGAGCGGATGCGAACTGTTGAAGACCGACAAGAGCCAGCTAGAGTGTTACTATGGTCAAGGGCCGTTGCTGGTCCCTGACAATCAGCCAGACTTACCAGGTTACGAAGTCTTGGCCTCGTATGGCACCGAGATCGCCAAAAAGGGCGCTCCCGAAGGTGCTATGGTCGGAACGCATGCGATCGTCAGGACGAAGTTTGGTGAAGGCCGCGTAATCTGTTTCAGCCCGCATCCCGAGAAAGACAGTGGACCTCATTCCCTGATGATCGAAGGGGTTCGTTGGGCAGGTTCGGCGCCGAAAAACTAG
- a CDS encoding dipeptide epimerase: protein MRLDIHQVKLPLRRVFAISRGAITEQESVIVELHDQGRVGLGEAVKSSYYRHDAATISSSLERIVPELADYEFTTPEALWNHFAPLLDDNYFALSALDQAAHDLYGKLNSSSVYQRNGLSWRNVPQSSVTISIGPMDEVLREVESYADWPILKVKLGTPNDLEIVEALRQNTDAMLRVDANCAWTVVETIRNSITLAELGVEFIEQPLPADAPVQSKRVVFEESALPIIADESCQREHHVRECDGLFHGINVKLCKCGGLTPAFRMLREANVRGLKTMAGCMIESDVAISAAAQLVPLLDYADLDGAFLLASQPADGVKLNQGNFTRPEGYGCGVTWDASLV, encoded by the coding sequence GTGAGATTGGATATCCATCAGGTCAAGCTCCCCCTGCGCCGGGTGTTCGCGATTTCGCGAGGAGCGATTACCGAACAGGAAAGCGTTATCGTAGAACTGCACGACCAGGGACGCGTTGGTCTGGGCGAAGCCGTCAAAAGTAGTTACTACCGTCATGATGCGGCCACAATCTCTTCTTCACTTGAACGGATTGTTCCGGAATTGGCAGACTACGAGTTCACCACGCCAGAAGCACTATGGAACCATTTCGCGCCGCTGCTGGACGATAACTATTTCGCTTTATCCGCGCTCGATCAAGCTGCCCACGACTTATATGGAAAGTTGAATTCCAGTTCGGTCTATCAGCGAAACGGTTTATCGTGGCGGAACGTGCCTCAATCAAGCGTAACGATTTCTATTGGCCCCATGGACGAAGTCCTGCGGGAGGTTGAAAGCTACGCCGACTGGCCGATCCTGAAGGTCAAATTGGGTACGCCGAACGATCTGGAAATTGTCGAGGCGCTGCGGCAGAACACCGATGCGATGCTCCGCGTTGACGCGAACTGTGCCTGGACGGTCGTGGAGACCATTCGTAATTCAATCACCCTGGCCGAACTAGGAGTCGAGTTCATCGAGCAGCCGCTGCCAGCCGACGCGCCCGTCCAGTCGAAACGTGTCGTCTTCGAGGAGTCGGCGTTGCCAATCATCGCAGACGAAAGCTGTCAACGAGAACATCACGTTCGGGAATGCGACGGCCTGTTTCACGGGATTAACGTCAAGTTATGCAAGTGCGGTGGTTTGACCCCTGCTTTTCGTATGTTGCGAGAGGCCAACGTTCGCGGGCTGAAGACCATGGCTGGTTGCATGATCGAATCAGATGTCGCGATTTCAGCCGCGGCCCAGTTGGTCCCCCTTTTGGATTATGCCGACTTGGATGGGGCATTCCTTCTGGCAAGCCAGCCTGCCGATGGGGTCAAGCTTAACCAGGGTAACTTCACCCGCCCCGAAGGGTATGGGTGTGGTGTCACTTGGGATGCGAGCCTGGTGTAA